Proteins encoded within one genomic window of Brassica rapa cultivar Chiifu-401-42 chromosome A09, CAAS_Brap_v3.01, whole genome shotgun sequence:
- the LOC117128246 gene encoding probable disease resistance protein RXW24L — MSGELVSFAIEKLWDLLSHEYEQFKGVEDQVNELKTDLNTLKSFLKDANAKKHTDEVVRSCVERINEIVLDAEDTIERTRLKDVLGKRGIARFVPERRNIALEIRSLSEEIKKAVRDMKDFKVHQRIDDVKDPQPSPQRQEYPKIHEGNLVGMEANVKTLLGYLVEQDDIQVVSITGMGGLGKTTLARQVFHDNLVKKKFDRLAWVCVSHVCDHIKVWQAILQNFRSKEQQKEIQKMTRAALQGELFELLETSNSLIVLDDIWNKKDWDLIKRIFPHKAGSKVLLTSRNERVAGPGETYKDFKPECLSDQDSWTLFKSIAMPRKDASEMTPDDKEMEKMGKKMMEHCRGLPLAIRLLGGLLAEKYTIHNWERLSENIRSHLVGGTSDDNNNSLNHILSLSFEELPVYLKLCFLYLAHFPEDYEINVEDLSYYWAAEGILKYGTGDSNRDNSIGVVGDNYIWELVRRNMVISEIDKTTGRFETCRLHDLMREICLYKAKEENFLHTVGVSSPTSHYQSRRFVSHDPTTLNVEKDISNPKVRSLVVFWKSDLYSLLAEDNLFRVVPEDTSIDTFDKKDGALWSLSDLGLTRLELLRVLHLPGAKFEERKLSDSIGELIHLRYLNLEGAWVSHLPSSLQNLKLLIYLNLNVTGRSHLLTHTYLLGMEELRYLALPRCRRKKRKLELNHLINLETLVNFSTEYCDLEDLRGMARLRTLGIKITDETSLENLSASIHGLRHLENIDIVYEGAKGTKEGRVPMGTNKWSTLLEFDKLNKLKLSTNIPLLSGELQFPSRLTSLYLFGSGLKEDPMWILEKLVHLKEVKLGSGSFSGRRMVCSRGGFPQLQKLYLGELEKLKEWIVEEGSMPLLYTLSIDNCKKLKEFPVGLPFITSLKYLRVENMGEEWKKRLSEGGEDYYKVQHIPSVEIMHIIF; from the exons ATGTCTGGGGAACTTGTGTCATTTGCAATAGAAAAGCTATGGGACCTACTGAGCCATGAATACGAACAATTTAAGGGAGTTGAAGATCAAGTTAATGAGCTAAAAACTGATCTAAACACGTTAAAGTCATTTTTGAAAGATGCAAACGCAAAAAAGCATACAGATGAAGTGGTGAGAAGCTGTGTGGAAAGGATCAATGAGATTGTTCTTGACGCTGAAGATACAATTGAACGCACTCGTCTAAAAGATGTACTCGGAAAACGTGGTATTGCGCGCTTTGTTCCGGAACGCAGGAATATTGCATTAGAAATTAGAAGCTTAAGTGAGGAGATCAAGAAAGCAGTTCGTGATATGAAAGATTTTAAGGTACACCAGAGAATTGACGATGTAAAGGATCCACAACCTTCTCCACAAAGACAAGAATATCCAAAAATTCACGAAGGCAATCTTGTGGGGATGGAAGCAAATGTTAAGACATTACTAGGATATTTGGTGGAGCAAGATGATATTCAAGTTGTTTCCATAACCGGGATGGGTGGTCTTGGGAAAACCACCCTTGCTAGACAAGTTTTTCATGACAACCTTGTTAAAAAGAAGTTTGATAGACTCGCATGGGTCTGTGTTTCCCATGTTTGTGATCATATCAAAGTGTGGCAAGCAATCTTGCAGAATTTCAGATCCAAAGAACAGCAAAAGGAAATCCAGAAGATGACAAGAGCTGCCCTCCAAGGCGAACTCTTTGAACTATTAGAAACATCAAACTCGTTAATCGTATTAGATGACATATGGAATAAAAAAGATTGGGACTTGATCAAGCGAATATTTCCACACAAAGCAG GTTCGAAGGTGCTACTTACTTCTCGAAATGAACGAGTCGCAGGACCTGGAGAAACATATAAAGACTTTAAACCAGAATGCCTATCTGATCAAGACAGTTGGACACTTTTCAAAAGTATAGCGATGCCCAGAAAAGATGCATCTG AAATGACTCCAGATGATAAGGAGATGGAAAAGATGGGAAAGAAAATGATGGAACATTGTCGGGGATTGCCTTTGGCTATCAGATTGTTAGGGGGATTGCTGGCTGAGAAATACACAATTCACAACTGGGAACGGTTATCTGAGAATATTAGATCTCATCTCGTTGGTGGAACCAGTGACGACAACAATAATTCGCTTAACCATATATTGTCTCTAAGCTTTGAAGAGTTGCCTGTTTATCTGAAGTTATGCTTCCTCTACCTAGCCCATTTTCCAGAAGATTATGAAATAAATGTTGAAGATCTGTCTTATTACTGGGCTGCAGAAGGAATACTTAAGTATGGAACTGGAGACAGCAATCGAGATAACAGCATTGGAGTTGTTGGAGATAATTACATATGGGAGTTGGTGAGAAGAAATATGGTTATATCCGAAATAGACAAAACCACTGGGAGATTTGAGACATGCCGTTTGCATGACTTGATGAGAGAAATTTGTTTGTATAAAGCCAAAGAAGAGAATTTCCTACATACTGTTGGTGTCAGCTCTCCGACTTCACACTATCAGTCACGGAGGTTTGTCTCACATGATCCGACTACATTGAATGTTGAGAAAGATATTAGTAATCCAAAGGTTCGATCTCTAGTGGTTTTCTGGAAGTCGGATTTGTATTCATTATTGGCTGAAGATAATTTATTTCGGGTTGTTCCAGAAGATACGTCCATTGATACATTTGATAAAAAGGATGGAGCACTTTGGAGCCTTTCGGATTTAGGCTTAACAAGGTTGGAACTTTTGAGAGTACTACATCTTCCTGGAGCCAAATTTGAAGAAAGGAAGTTATCTGATAGCATTGGAGAGCTCATACACTTAAGATATCTGAACTTAGAAGGTGCGTGGGTATCTCATCTTCCCTCTTCTCTACAAAATCTAAAGCTGCTGATCTATCTAAATTTAAATGTAACTGGGCGTTCTCATTTACTCACGCACACCTACTTGTTGGGAATGGAAGAATTGAGATACCTTGCATTACCAAGGTGTAGGCGAAAGAAGAGAAAGTTGGAATTAAATCATCTAATAAACTTGGAGACCTTGGTTAATTTCTCAACGGAGTACTGCGATTTAGAGGATCTTCGTGGTATGGCCAGATTGAGGACTCTTGGAATCAAGATAACTGATGAGACCAGCTTAGAAAATCTTTCTGCATCGATACATGGATTGAGACACCTGGAAAATATTGATATAGTATACGAAGGGGCTAAGGGGACGAAAGAAGGACGAGTGCCTATGGGGACCAACAAATGGAGCACTCTATTGGAATTTGATAAACTCAACAAGCTGAAGTTGAGTACAAATATTCCTTTGCTCTCTGGTGAACTACAGTTCCCTTCCCGCCTAACAAGCCTGTATCTATTCGGGAGTGGTTTGAAGGAGGACCCAATGTGGATTCTAGAGAAGCTGGTGCATCTGAAAGAGGTTAAATTAGGGAGTGGATCTTTCAGTGGGAGGAGAATGGTTTGCTCGAGGGGTGGGTTTCCTCAGTTGCAGAAGCTATATTTAGGGGAGCTAGAGAAGTTGAAAGAGTGGATAGTAGAAGAAGGCTCCATGCCCCTTCTTTATACTCTCTCTATAGATAATTGCAAAAAACTAAAGGAGTTTCCTGTTGGGCTGCCATTCATCACTTCCTTAAAGTATTTGAGAGTTGAAAACATGGGAGAGGAATGGAAGAAAAGATTGTCCGAAGGAGGAGAAGATTACTACAAAGTCCAACACATCCCTTCTGTTGAAATCATgcatataatattttaa
- the LOC103838616 gene encoding endo-1,4-beta-xylanase 1 isoform X1 has translation MKRFTVCCFSNPIHKNKNHNPDKKLRNSMEISRNDNGEHAKQNNNNNVTPVIGSDRTNVIVNHDFSLGTHSWHPNCCEASIVTADSGIPHGVLDPSKYGSYVVVNNRKETWQGLEQDITSRVKPCSLYKVTATVAVSGPVQGLEEVMATLKLENQQSPTNYQFIAKTCVFKEKWVRLEGMFSLPSLPERVVFYLEGPSPGIDLLIQSVTIHLESDPELERREAVTVEDENLVVNPNFEDGLNNWSGRSCKIVCHDSMADGKIVPQSGKAFAAATERTQSWNGIQQEITGKVERKRVYEATAVVRIYGNNVTSATVQATLWVQNPNQRDQYIGIANVQATDKEWIQCKGKFLLNGSASRVVIYIEGPPPGTDILLNSLTVKHAEKIPPSPRPAIENPAFGVNILTNSQLTDGTTNGWFPLGNCTLSVAEGSPRILPPMARDSLGPHEPLSGRYMLVTNRTQTWMGPAQMITDKLKLFLTYQISVWVKLGSGINSPQNVNVALGIDSQWVNGGQVEINDDKWHEIGGSFRVEKQPSKTLVYIQGPSSGVDLMVAGLQIFPVDRLARIKHLRRQSDKIRRSDVILKFSGADASKLSGATVKVRQTRNSFPVGTCISRSSIDNEDFVEFFLKNFNWAVFGNELKWYWTEPEQGKLNYQDADDMLNLCSSNNIETRGHCIFWEVQATVQQWIQNMNQNDLNTAVQNRLTGLLNRYKGKFKHYDVNNEMLHGSFYQDKLGKDIRVNMFKTAHQLDPSARLFVNDYHIEDGCDPKSCPEKYIEHILDLQEKGAPVGGIGIQGHIDSPVGPIVCSALDRLGILGLPIWFTELDVSSINEHIRGDDLEVMMWEAFGHPAVEGIMLWGFWELFMSRDNSHLVNAEGDVNEAGKRLLAVKKDWLSHANGHIDQNGAFAFRGYHGNYAVEVITSSSQKVLKTFVVEKGDSAQVITVDLQGL, from the exons ATGAAGAGATTCACGGTCTGCTGCTTCTCAAATCCAATTCACAAGAACAAAAATCACAATCCAGACAAG AAACTAAGAAACAGCATGGAGATTTCAAGAAACGACAATGGAGAG CATGCAAaacagaacaacaacaacaatgtgACACCAGTCATCGGTTCTGATCGTACCAATGTTATTGTGAACCATGACTTCTCTTTGGGGACGCATTCATGGCATCCAAATTGCTGCGAGGCATCTATTGTCACCGCAGATTCTGGTATCCCTCACGGTGTATTAGACCCGTCAAAGTATGGCAGCTATGTAGTTGTCAACAACAGGAAAGAAACTTGGCAAGGCTTAGAGCAAGACATAACAAGCAGAGTGAAACCTTGTTCTCTCTATAAAGTTACTGCAACTGTTGCCGTCTCTGGTCCTGTTCAAGGATTGGAAGAGGTCATGGCCACTCTGAAGCTCGAAAACCAACAATCACCAACAAACTATCAGTTCATCGCAAA AACTTGTGTATTCAAGGAGAAGTGGGTGAGACTAGAAGGAATGTTCTCGTTACCAAGCTTACCGGAGAGAGTTGTTTTCTATTTGGAAGGTCCTTCACCAGGGATTGATCTCTTAATACAGTCTGTTACCATTCACCTTGAAAGCGATCCTGAG CTGGAACGACGAGAGGCTGTTACAGTGGAAGATGAGAATCTTGTAGTGAATCCAAACTTTGAAGATGGACTAAATAACTGGTCTGGGAGAAGCTGCAAGATTGTGTGTCATGACTCCATGGCTGATGGAAAGATAGTTCCACAATCTGGAAAAGCTTTCGCTGCAGCGACAGAACGCACACAGAGCTGGAACGGTATTCAACAAGAGATTACTGGAAAAGTTGAGAGGAAACGTGTATATGAAGCAACCGCCGTTGTTCGTATATATGGAAACAATGTGACAAGTGCTACTGTGCAAGCTACTCTATGGGTCCAGAATCCAAATCAACGTGACCAATACATTGGCATTGCCAA TGTGCAAGCAACAGACAAGGAGTGGATACAATGTAAAGGGAAGTTCCTCCTCAATGGTTCTGCATCACGGGTAGTAATTTACATCGAAGGTCCGCCTCCAGGAACCGATATTCTCCTGAACAGCTTAACCGTAAAGCACGCTGAGAAAATTCCTCCTTCACCGCGCCCAGCCATTGAG AATCCTGCATTTGGGGTGAACATACTCACCAACAGCCAGTTAACTGATGGTACAACCAACGGCTGGTTCCCATTGGGGAACTGCACGCTAAGCGTAGCAGAAGGCTCCCCTCGCATTCTTCCTCCAATGGCAAGGGACTCGCTTGGACCACACGAGCCTCTAAGTGGTCGCTACATGCTAGTGACTAACCGAACACAGACATGGATGGGTCCAGCTCAAATGATCACTGACAAACTTAAACTGTTCTTGACATACCAAATATCAGTTTGGGTTAAACTCGGTTCCGGCATTAATAGTCCGCAGAATGTTAACGTCGCACTTGGTATTGATAGCCAATGGGTAAACGGTGGACAAGTCGAGATCAACGACGATAAATGGCATGAGATTGGTGGTTCTTTCCGAGTTGAGAAGCAACCATCAAAGACTTTGGTTTATATTCAAGGCCCTTCTTCTGGCGTTGATCTCATGGTCGCTGGCTTGCAGATTTTCCCTGTTGACCGGCTCGCGAGAATCAAACACTTGAGAAGACAAAGTGACAAG ATCCGTAGAAGCGACGTTATCCTCAAATTCTCCGGTGCTGATGCTAGCAAACTGTCTGGAGCTACGGTTAAAGTTAGACAGACAAGGAACAGCTTCCCTGTGGGAACTTGCATCAGCAGATCAAGCATAGATAACGAAGATTTCGTCgagtttttcttgaaaaacttTAACTGGGCGGTCTTCGGTAACGAGCTGAAATGGTACTGGACGGAGCCAGAACAAGGGAAGCTTAATTATCAAGACGCGGACGATATGCTCAACTTGTGCAGTAGCAACAACATAGAAACAAGAGGACATTGTATCTTTTGGGAGGTCCAAGCAACTGTTCAGCAGTGGATACAAAACATGAACCAAAACGACTTAAACACCGCAGTCCAAAACCGCTTAACCGGTCTTTTAAACCGGTACAAGGGAAAATTCAAACATTATGATGTGAACAACGAGATGTTACATGGATCATTCTACCAAGACAAGCTTGGCAAAGACATAAGAGTCAACATGTTCAAGACCGCACACCAGCTAGACCCGTCAGCAAGATTGTTTGTGAATGATTACCACATAGAAGACGGGTGTGATCCAAAATCATGCCCCGAGAAGTACATTGAGCATATTCTTGACCTGCAAGAAAAGGGTGCGCCTGTAGGAGGAATTGGGATTCAAGGCCATATCGATAGTCCAGTGGGTCCAATTGTTTGTTCAGCTCTAGACAGACTAGGAATCCTTGGTTTACCGATATGGTTCACGGAGTTAGATGTCTCCTCCATTAATGAGCACATCAGGGGAGATGATTTGGAGGTAATGATGTGGGAAGCTTTTGGACATCCTGCGGTTGAAGGCATCATGTTATGGGGATTTTGGGAGCTGTTCATGAGTAGAGACAACTCTCATTTGGTTAATGCAGAAGGTGATGTTAATGAAGCTGGTAAAAGGCTTTTGGCTGTGAAGAAAGATTGGCTCTCTCATGCTAATGGACATATTGATCAAAACGGTGCGTTTGCGTTTAGAGGGTACCATGGAAATTATGCTGTTGAAGTGATTACTAGTTCATCTCAAAAGGTTCTTAAAACGTTTGTTGTTGAAAAAGGAGATTCGGCTCAGGTTATTACTGTGGATCTTCAAGGTTTGTGA
- the LOC103838616 gene encoding endo-1,4-beta-xylanase 1 isoform X2: MEISRNDNGEHAKQNNNNNVTPVIGSDRTNVIVNHDFSLGTHSWHPNCCEASIVTADSGIPHGVLDPSKYGSYVVVNNRKETWQGLEQDITSRVKPCSLYKVTATVAVSGPVQGLEEVMATLKLENQQSPTNYQFIAKTCVFKEKWVRLEGMFSLPSLPERVVFYLEGPSPGIDLLIQSVTIHLESDPELERREAVTVEDENLVVNPNFEDGLNNWSGRSCKIVCHDSMADGKIVPQSGKAFAAATERTQSWNGIQQEITGKVERKRVYEATAVVRIYGNNVTSATVQATLWVQNPNQRDQYIGIANVQATDKEWIQCKGKFLLNGSASRVVIYIEGPPPGTDILLNSLTVKHAEKIPPSPRPAIENPAFGVNILTNSQLTDGTTNGWFPLGNCTLSVAEGSPRILPPMARDSLGPHEPLSGRYMLVTNRTQTWMGPAQMITDKLKLFLTYQISVWVKLGSGINSPQNVNVALGIDSQWVNGGQVEINDDKWHEIGGSFRVEKQPSKTLVYIQGPSSGVDLMVAGLQIFPVDRLARIKHLRRQSDKIRRSDVILKFSGADASKLSGATVKVRQTRNSFPVGTCISRSSIDNEDFVEFFLKNFNWAVFGNELKWYWTEPEQGKLNYQDADDMLNLCSSNNIETRGHCIFWEVQATVQQWIQNMNQNDLNTAVQNRLTGLLNRYKGKFKHYDVNNEMLHGSFYQDKLGKDIRVNMFKTAHQLDPSARLFVNDYHIEDGCDPKSCPEKYIEHILDLQEKGAPVGGIGIQGHIDSPVGPIVCSALDRLGILGLPIWFTELDVSSINEHIRGDDLEVMMWEAFGHPAVEGIMLWGFWELFMSRDNSHLVNAEGDVNEAGKRLLAVKKDWLSHANGHIDQNGAFAFRGYHGNYAVEVITSSSQKVLKTFVVEKGDSAQVITVDLQGL, encoded by the exons ATGGAGATTTCAAGAAACGACAATGGAGAG CATGCAAaacagaacaacaacaacaatgtgACACCAGTCATCGGTTCTGATCGTACCAATGTTATTGTGAACCATGACTTCTCTTTGGGGACGCATTCATGGCATCCAAATTGCTGCGAGGCATCTATTGTCACCGCAGATTCTGGTATCCCTCACGGTGTATTAGACCCGTCAAAGTATGGCAGCTATGTAGTTGTCAACAACAGGAAAGAAACTTGGCAAGGCTTAGAGCAAGACATAACAAGCAGAGTGAAACCTTGTTCTCTCTATAAAGTTACTGCAACTGTTGCCGTCTCTGGTCCTGTTCAAGGATTGGAAGAGGTCATGGCCACTCTGAAGCTCGAAAACCAACAATCACCAACAAACTATCAGTTCATCGCAAA AACTTGTGTATTCAAGGAGAAGTGGGTGAGACTAGAAGGAATGTTCTCGTTACCAAGCTTACCGGAGAGAGTTGTTTTCTATTTGGAAGGTCCTTCACCAGGGATTGATCTCTTAATACAGTCTGTTACCATTCACCTTGAAAGCGATCCTGAG CTGGAACGACGAGAGGCTGTTACAGTGGAAGATGAGAATCTTGTAGTGAATCCAAACTTTGAAGATGGACTAAATAACTGGTCTGGGAGAAGCTGCAAGATTGTGTGTCATGACTCCATGGCTGATGGAAAGATAGTTCCACAATCTGGAAAAGCTTTCGCTGCAGCGACAGAACGCACACAGAGCTGGAACGGTATTCAACAAGAGATTACTGGAAAAGTTGAGAGGAAACGTGTATATGAAGCAACCGCCGTTGTTCGTATATATGGAAACAATGTGACAAGTGCTACTGTGCAAGCTACTCTATGGGTCCAGAATCCAAATCAACGTGACCAATACATTGGCATTGCCAA TGTGCAAGCAACAGACAAGGAGTGGATACAATGTAAAGGGAAGTTCCTCCTCAATGGTTCTGCATCACGGGTAGTAATTTACATCGAAGGTCCGCCTCCAGGAACCGATATTCTCCTGAACAGCTTAACCGTAAAGCACGCTGAGAAAATTCCTCCTTCACCGCGCCCAGCCATTGAG AATCCTGCATTTGGGGTGAACATACTCACCAACAGCCAGTTAACTGATGGTACAACCAACGGCTGGTTCCCATTGGGGAACTGCACGCTAAGCGTAGCAGAAGGCTCCCCTCGCATTCTTCCTCCAATGGCAAGGGACTCGCTTGGACCACACGAGCCTCTAAGTGGTCGCTACATGCTAGTGACTAACCGAACACAGACATGGATGGGTCCAGCTCAAATGATCACTGACAAACTTAAACTGTTCTTGACATACCAAATATCAGTTTGGGTTAAACTCGGTTCCGGCATTAATAGTCCGCAGAATGTTAACGTCGCACTTGGTATTGATAGCCAATGGGTAAACGGTGGACAAGTCGAGATCAACGACGATAAATGGCATGAGATTGGTGGTTCTTTCCGAGTTGAGAAGCAACCATCAAAGACTTTGGTTTATATTCAAGGCCCTTCTTCTGGCGTTGATCTCATGGTCGCTGGCTTGCAGATTTTCCCTGTTGACCGGCTCGCGAGAATCAAACACTTGAGAAGACAAAGTGACAAG ATCCGTAGAAGCGACGTTATCCTCAAATTCTCCGGTGCTGATGCTAGCAAACTGTCTGGAGCTACGGTTAAAGTTAGACAGACAAGGAACAGCTTCCCTGTGGGAACTTGCATCAGCAGATCAAGCATAGATAACGAAGATTTCGTCgagtttttcttgaaaaacttTAACTGGGCGGTCTTCGGTAACGAGCTGAAATGGTACTGGACGGAGCCAGAACAAGGGAAGCTTAATTATCAAGACGCGGACGATATGCTCAACTTGTGCAGTAGCAACAACATAGAAACAAGAGGACATTGTATCTTTTGGGAGGTCCAAGCAACTGTTCAGCAGTGGATACAAAACATGAACCAAAACGACTTAAACACCGCAGTCCAAAACCGCTTAACCGGTCTTTTAAACCGGTACAAGGGAAAATTCAAACATTATGATGTGAACAACGAGATGTTACATGGATCATTCTACCAAGACAAGCTTGGCAAAGACATAAGAGTCAACATGTTCAAGACCGCACACCAGCTAGACCCGTCAGCAAGATTGTTTGTGAATGATTACCACATAGAAGACGGGTGTGATCCAAAATCATGCCCCGAGAAGTACATTGAGCATATTCTTGACCTGCAAGAAAAGGGTGCGCCTGTAGGAGGAATTGGGATTCAAGGCCATATCGATAGTCCAGTGGGTCCAATTGTTTGTTCAGCTCTAGACAGACTAGGAATCCTTGGTTTACCGATATGGTTCACGGAGTTAGATGTCTCCTCCATTAATGAGCACATCAGGGGAGATGATTTGGAGGTAATGATGTGGGAAGCTTTTGGACATCCTGCGGTTGAAGGCATCATGTTATGGGGATTTTGGGAGCTGTTCATGAGTAGAGACAACTCTCATTTGGTTAATGCAGAAGGTGATGTTAATGAAGCTGGTAAAAGGCTTTTGGCTGTGAAGAAAGATTGGCTCTCTCATGCTAATGGACATATTGATCAAAACGGTGCGTTTGCGTTTAGAGGGTACCATGGAAATTATGCTGTTGAAGTGATTACTAGTTCATCTCAAAAGGTTCTTAAAACGTTTGTTGTTGAAAAAGGAGATTCGGCTCAGGTTATTACTGTGGATCTTCAAGGTTTGTGA